TCGCTACGGTACAATAAGGGACAGCGTCAGTCATCCCGTTGCAGTCGTCATCGATTCCGTTGTCCATGATCTCAAATACGCCGGGATTGACATTGCTGTTGGCGTCATTACAATCAAAGCCATTGGTCGTCTCCATGTATGAGGCCGGAATCAAGGCGCCGTAGCATACGGTTTCCGAGCCGCCGTCAAAGCCGTCCCCGTCAGTATCGATATACAACGGATTGCTTTGCCAGACCATCATATCGCCGTCATTGCAATCGGTATTGTCTGTAACGCCGCCACAGGCGACTTTTAGCATGGAGCCGTATCCATCACCGTCAATATCAGCGTAGCGCAGTTGGTTGTCATTGCAATCTGAATTGTTGGTTACGCCACAGGCGACCATAATATTGGCGCCGAAACCGTCGCCGTCGGTATCAAGATACTGCAATTGGTTGTCGTTGCAATCCACGTTGTTTACCAAGCCACAGGCTATCTGTGTCCTGGAACCGAAGCCGTCGCCGTCGGCATCAAGATATTGCAGTTGGTTGTCATTGCAATCCGAATTGTTGGTTACGCCGCAGGCCACCATAATATTGGCACCGAAGCCGTCGCCGTCGGTATCAAGATATTGCAATTGGTTGTCATTGCAATCCACGTTGTTTACCAAGCCACAGGCTACCTGTGTCAGGGAACCGAAGCCGTCGCCGTCGGCATCAAGATATTGTAGTTGGTTGTCGTTGCAATCCGAATTGTTGGTTACCCCACAGGCGACCATAATATTGGCACCGAAGCCATCGCCGTCAGCATCGAGGTATTGCAATTGGTTGTCGTTGCAATCCACGTTGTTTACCAAGCCGCAGGCGACCTGTGTCGTGGAACCGAAGCCGTCGCCGTCGGCGTCAAAATATTGCAGTTGATTGTCATTGCAATCCGAATTGTTGGTTACGCCACAGGCGACCATAATATTGGCACCGAAGCCATCGCCATCGGTATCAAGATACTGCAATTGGTTGTCATCGCAATCGACGTTATTTGCCAAGCCACAGGCGACCTGTGTCGTGGAACCGAAGCCGTCGCCGTCGGCATCAAGATATTGCAGTTGGTTGTCATTGCAATCTGAGTTGTTGGTTACGCCGCATGCGACCATAATATTGGCACCGAAGCCGTCGCCATCGGTATCAAGATACTGCAATTGGTTGTCGTCGCAATCCACGTTGTTTACCAAGCCGCAGGCGACCTGTGTGAGTGAGCCGAATCCGTCGCCGTCGGCATCAAGATATTGGATCTGATTGTCATTGCAATCCGAATTGTTGGTTACACCACAGGCGACCATAATGTTGGCACCGAAACCGTCGCCGTCGGTATCAAGGTATTGCAATTGGTTGTCATTGCAATCCACGTTGTTTGCCAAGCCGCAGGCGACCTGTGTCGTGGAGCCGAATCCATCGCCGTCGGCATCAAAATATTGCAGTTGGTTGTCATTGCAATCCGAATTGTTAATTACGCCACAGGCGACCATAATGTTGGCACCGAAACCGTCGCCGTCAGCATCAAGATATTGCAATTGGTTGTCGTTGCAATCCACGTTGTTTACCAAGCCGCAGGCGACCTGTGTCGTGGAGCCGAATCCATCGCCGTCGGCATCAAAATATTGCAGTTGGTTGTCATTGCAATCCGAATTGTTAATTACGCCACAGGCGACCATAATGTTGGCACCGAAACCGTCGCCGTCAGCATCAAGATATTGCAATTGGTTGTCGTTGCAATCCACGTTGTTTACCAAGCCGCAGGCGACCTGTATGAGTGAGCCGAATCCGTCGCCGTCGGCATCAAGATATTGGATCTGATTGTCATTGCAATCCGAATTGTTGGTTACGCCACAGGCGACCATAATATTGGCACCGAACCCATCGCCGTCAGCATCAAGGTATTGTAATTGGTTGTCATTGCAATCCACGTTATTTGCCAAGCCGCAGGCGACCTGTGTCGTGGAACCGAATCCATCGCCGTCGGCATCAAGGTATTGCAGTTGGTTGTCATTGCAATCCGAATTATTGGTTACGCCACAGGCGACCATAATATTGGCACCGAAACCATCGCCGTCAGTATCAAGGTATTGCAATTGGTTGTCATTGCAATCCACGTTATTGGCCAAGCCGCAGGCGACCTGTGTCAGGGAACCGAATCCGTCGCCGTCGGCATCAAGATATTGGATTTGGTTGTCATTGCAGTCTGTTGCGTTTGAGACATATCCAATCGGCGCACCAATGCATGACGACTGTTGCGCATAATAGTTCCCAAATCCGTCATTATCATTATCCGCGTAATAATTGACCACGCCGTTTACGGTAAAAGCTGCTTTGAAATTGTTTCCAAAATTGCCTGCATAAACGGTTCCTCCCGAGCAGCTTACCGTCGCGTCAGAATAGACCTCCATAATGTAGTTTCCGGGTGTGAGTCCGGACAAAAGATTTGTGCTATAACCTGTTACAGCCCATTGCTGATTGGCGCCGCCGCAACCATTGGCGCCGCCTGATGCAAACCCTATATTGTTCGAAATAAAGGCACCCGGACTGCCTCCTGCAGGATAAATCCGATAATACAACCGTGTACTGCTCAAGTCACAACCGCCGCATTTGTACACATTGTGTTCTGCCCCTTTGAGCACGAGGCCTGCACTGCCTTCACAGAACGTGCCCAGTGCGGCGCCTTCAAAATCGGGATTTCCTGTATTTCCCTGAAGATCGTAATACGCGTTCCCACCATTGTTGATGCTCAGTACAATAAAAGACGAGTCGAATCCGGCCGATTGTGCGCGCAACGGCTGCAGGAAGAGGCAGCAAATCAGGATCAGCGCTGCCTGGTAGAGATGTAAATTTTTTTTCATGATTTCCCCTTTTATATTTTGACAGCAACGCGCCTGGCATCTACTGCATCGGTCAAAATTAAGGTACGGCCCCGGTGAACGAAATAGGGCAGATGCCGTATTTTAATCCCGGGGCAGTTACGCTAAAGTTTTCTTAAAATCGGATAGAATCTGTAATCTGAAGGAATTGGACGAATAAAAATACGTAAATTTAAGGTGCTTAAAAAAAGGCGTATATACTATGGAAATTGTCGTAATTGGTGGCGGATTCGCGGGGATAAACCTGTGTAATGAACTCGCGAATCACAAACAGATAAAGGTGACCCTCGTAGATAAGAACAATTATAATTTTTTCCCGCCGCTGATCTATCAGGTTGCCAC
The nucleotide sequence above comes from Flavobacterium magnum. Encoded proteins:
- a CDS encoding T9SS sorting signal type C domain-containing protein, producing the protein MKKNLHLYQAALILICCLFLQPLRAQSAGFDSSFIVLSINNGGNAYYDLQGNTGNPDFEGAALGTFCEGSAGLVLKGAEHNVYKCGGCDLSSTRLYYRIYPAGGSPGAFISNNIGFASGGANGCGGANQQWAVTGYSTNLLSGLTPGNYIMEVYSDATVSCSGGTVYAGNFGNNFKAAFTVNGVVNYYADNDNDGFGNYYAQQSSCIGAPIGYVSNATDCNDNQIQYLDADGDGFGSLTQVACGLANNVDCNDNQLQYLDTDGDGFGANIMVACGVTNNSDCNDNQLQYLDADGDGFGSTTQVACGLANNVDCNDNQLQYLDADGDGFGANIMVACGVTNNSDCNDNQIQYLDADGDGFGSLIQVACGLVNNVDCNDNQLQYLDADGDGFGANIMVACGVINNSDCNDNQLQYFDADGDGFGSTTQVACGLVNNVDCNDNQLQYLDADGDGFGANIMVACGVINNSDCNDNQLQYFDADGDGFGSTTQVACGLANNVDCNDNQLQYLDTDGDGFGANIMVACGVTNNSDCNDNQIQYLDADGDGFGSLTQVACGLVNNVDCDDNQLQYLDTDGDGFGANIMVACGVTNNSDCNDNQLQYLDADGDGFGSTTQVACGLANNVDCDDNQLQYLDTDGDGFGANIMVACGVTNNSDCNDNQLQYFDADGDGFGSTTQVACGLVNNVDCNDNQLQYLDADGDGFGANIMVACGVTNNSDCNDNQLQYLDADGDGFGSLTQVACGLVNNVDCNDNQLQYLDTDGDGFGANIMVACGVTNNSDCNDNQLQYLDADGDGFGSRTQIACGLVNNVDCNDNQLQYLDTDGDGFGANIMVACGVTNNSDCNDNQLRYADIDGDGYGSMLKVACGGVTDNTDCNDGDMMVWQSNPLYIDTDGDGFDGGSETVCYGALIPASYMETTNGFDCNDANSNVNPGVFEIMDNGIDDDCNGMTDAVPYCTVATTWDGSNWSNNYPVADQPAIIAGNFTASADLQACSLTITGNAQVTVLGGADFKITGAVSVNAGSSLTFENNANLIQTDNTTNTGSIKIKRNTNMRRLDYTYWSSPVAAQNLLAFSPVTVTNRFMTIDEQTNSFVTQNPAITQFAAAKGYVIRAPNNFPATPTAFTGIFNGVPHNGDVTIGATMNGQGYNLIGNPYPSPVDANAFLAENPGTLYFWTHRNQDAASGENYATYTIVGGTASASGSVEPNGTIQVGQGFIFRPVTPGTVAFRNAMRSGNNQNQFFREAGIEKHRIWLNLSEGETPSNQILIAYATAATQEADAAMDALMVPSTHSFVSNLIDGENYVIQARALPFENTDEVPLAFQAAQPGTYTFSIDHVDGLFTQGQEIYIKDYLTGTVYNLGASPYSFASAAGVFASRFSIVYQNAPLATENLIPLVDHIVVFKTQHGLSIQSANAPIATVRVFDVRGRLVAEKVQVNGSLTTIDDLAAEQQVLLVQVTDVNHHSVTKKVVY